The nucleotide sequence TCGTGTCAATGACACGGATTACTTCAATGAAGATGAGTCTTTTGATCTTAAGAATTTTGGTATTGATCACTTAGTTGTCCCGCAAAAAGAATGTGCCCAAACAATTTTAGATGTTTTAGCAGGACCGAATTTAAAAGAAATTACTAAGTTATCAGTTGAGGGCGCGGTGATTTGTGGCTTTCATTTATCACCAGGTTCCGCAATGGTGGGAACTCAGCTATTGTCATTTCCTCGACCCGATTTATTGGATAAAATCCGAGTCTGTGCCATTTGGCGGCGCGGTAAACTTATTATCCCTAGGGGTAAAGAGCGTTTTAATAATTATGACGATGTTTATGTAGCGGGAGAACGATCAGAAGTTTTAGCCTTAGCGGAATGGTCATGCTTGGATGAAAAAAAGGTCAATAATATCGTCATTGGTGGCGCGACAGAATTGGGTACTTATTTAGTTGATGAACTCAGTAAAGAGGGCAAAAACGTTACCTTAGTCGAAAGCGATGAGCGCTTAGCCGAAAGAGCCCTTAAAAAACTCGAGAGTTCCGTGAATATTCTCCATGGTAATATTACTGATAGTGACATCCAAAAAGAAGCGGGAGTTGATGCCGCAGATTTATATTTATCTGCAATGAACAGTGATGAAAATAATATATTAAGTTGTCTTTTAGCGAAGAGAAAAGGTGCTGAAAAAGTAATCACAATTATAAATAAGCCTGATTACCGCGAAATTATTTCCAGTATGGAGAATATTGATGGTTGTTTTAGCCCTCGTACAGCAGCTTTGAATTCAATTATCAACCTTATCCAAGGCGAGAATCGTAGGATTGGTGCCATTCTTCATAGGATATCCGCAGAAGTTTTTGAAATGACAGTCGTACCTAAAAGTCGTGTTGTGGGTAAAACAATTAGTGAATCAGCTTGTCCTCGAGGTGCGGTATTCGCAATGATCTTCAGAGGAAATGTCATTATTCCCGCAACAGGTGACCAGATTTTTCAAGTGGGTGATCTCGTGGTGATGATGGGGGAGCAGTACGCGTTAAAGAAAGCCCAAGCCCTATTTGCACCAAAGAGCATTATGGGCTTGTTATAAAATATTGTTAATTTGATTCTCTAATTTATTAAACCAGTTGTATGCCTCGGGAAAGAATTTTTCATTACGTCTTTTTAGCTCGTCGTAAGAGTTGAGGATTTCGGGGTATATAAGAGGGCTTTTATATTTTTCTTTGACAATGCTTTTGAACCATTGGTGACGTTTCATTTCTAGTTCACGACTCTCTTGTATCTGCTTTTTTAAGTGTAAGATTTTTTTCTTGTATCCGCTTTTTTTACCTCGACTAAAATCGATTAGAACCTTTTGGATATCGAGTAAGTAGGGTCTTGTGTAGAAAGGGCTTTTATTGATGGTTTTAGAAAAATTATTAATGATAGTAGTTAGGTATTGAGTGTTGATGGTAGAGTTTTTGTAAGTGGCAAGGTCTTCAAGAGGGAGCTGAACTAATTCAAATTGTCCTAGTTTATTCTTTCGAGATATAGTGAGGTTTGATAGTTTATCTAATTTGCTTAAGATTAATCCACTATGAATAGGATATAAATGATTAAAAATCATTTTATTAATTTGTTCTTGGAGCCAAAGTTCAAAGGTGATATTTTTTTGTTTTGCTAAAATATGAAGTGCATTGAGCAGGTAGGCATTGTCGTATGTATTTTTATTTATTTTAGAAAATACATCGTGTTTTAATTTTTTGTTTTTGAAGACTATGCGGCTCAGGATTTTTGATTTTTCTAAATAAACTGATTTTATCAAGTAGGGAGCATTTTTTAGTAAGTCTAGATGCTTAATGAAATCTAGTTTAAAATCGCCTTCATTTAAGTTGTTGTATCGAGTGAAAAAATACCGTTTTTGTAAATGGGTAAAGTCATTTTTAGTATGTAAGGCATTATATACTATGGATGCATTAATCCAATTGGGGACCGTGTCGCTATCAAAGTGTGCTCTTAGCAAGCCTTTATTGATTAAAAAAATCAAACTTATGTCATCTAATTTTTTTACTTGTTGTTGGTTTAAATATATATGACTGTGTGTAGAATCTTTATTGAGGACAGTTTCGTAGAGGAAAAAACGAGTGATACTATCATTGTTTTTTTTTCCGATTGATGCACTAATATTTTTTGCACATAAATCGAGGATTTTTATGAAATTACGCGAATCAATATTGTCTTTCTCTGCATAAAAAGAAAAACCTGCATTAGAATCTAATCTAAACAGGTTTTTCTCATTGTCAGCTCCGTATAAATAAACGGAAAGGACTAGTAGAAGAAACTTCTTCATTAAATAAAAGTTCTGAACAATTATTTACGATTGGTTTCTATGTAAAGACCAATTGAATCTTTTCCTTCTTGTGTGGAAGTCCAATCACTAAAACCTTGATCTGTGAGGTCTGTAATTAGAATTGTCCAGCTAGCTTCATTCCAGTCTGGATTTTTTTTCAACCAAGTATTAAGTTCTTTTTTTGGAAAGCGAACTTTTCCTTTGATTTTTTTAGTGCCATTTTTGTTATGTCCTTAGTTGTGTTTGTCGTGAAATTTTTGGAGATTACTCTTCAGGGATATCATCGCTTTCAATGATGACAGCAGTGTCTCTAAAGATAGGTTGGTAAAGTGTAACGATGGGGTTTCCGGCTTCTTGGTGTGCCCAAGGATTGCCATATAATTCCCAGCCATCATTAAGACATTCAGTTACTAGAGTATCGAAAGCTTCGCCTTCAACGTTAAATACTACTTTATAGTCTTTTACTGTTACGCGCATCTGTAATCTCCCATTTTTAAGATTGTCGTACAATTTATAATTTCTTGTTAGCTATTCAAAACAAAGCAGGATCTTTTTGTGTAATAAGTCTAGATTTTTTCATGCTTTCATTTATACTTTATTAAATAACGATTAAGTAATAGTTTATATGCTGAATTTTTTAAAAAACATATTCAAACAAAAACCAAAAGAAGAGCTTCTTCTTGGTGACTTATGTAGTTTTTGTGAGAGTCCTTTACCTGTAGAAAGTAAATTTAATATATTTAAATGTAAATCCTGCAATACTTTGAACTTCAAAGAGTTCAATATTGGTGAAATTCGCTTAGAAGAATTCATTTCGTATGGAGGTTCAGGAGCCGTTTTTAGATCAGGTGACAAAGCTATTAAATTAGTTGATAAAAGGAATGCTGTTGCCTTAGCTGAGTTAGAAAATGAGTATCAAGTTTTTGTCGCTCTTAAAGAAGTAAGTGATCACCTATTAACTCTAGAAGCCTTTTTTGAGAATGATGAATATGCAGGCTTAGTAACACCTTATGAAGAGGGTGGTGACTTAGCTGATTTTATTGAGTCGAATGGGGTTATGGATTTTCGAAAAGGCTTAGAGTTAATCCTCCAAGTAACTGACGCCGTCCAATGTCTTTATAAAAATGGTTTTTTATATCCAGATATAAAACCCCAAAATATATTGATTTCAAAAGAAGGGCGAATTCGTGTCTGTGATTATGGGCATGTATCTAGTTTAAGCGAAGTGAAAGGTATAGAAGAGGACGTGTCTGGCACAGCAGGTTTTATTTCTCCTGAGAGGTTGACTGGAGAAAAGGAGGATTGTAGAAGTTCGATGTATAGTATAGGTCTACTCATTCATTATATTTTCACAGGTCGTAAACTATATAGTGGAGAAGATGGTCAAGAGACAGCAGAAAAGCATGTTAATAATAATGCGGCATCCTTGATGAATAGTGAACTTAAACACTTACCGAGAAACTTCGTTAAACTCGTCGAACGATTAACTAATAAAAATCGGGACTTACGCTTAAGTTCATTCCCTGAGTTTAAGGGAATGATTCGCAAACAATTAACGTCTATTCCTGGTTAATTAGGCCAAGGTAGTCCCTTTCCTGTCTCGATTAAGGTTTTTAGTTGTGATATGGAGCCTGGCCAATGGTTTTTACTGACATCTATAACGGGATCATTATCTTTGATATCGTCAATGATGATACTCAAAGAAGACATTTTTCCCAAGGGATAAAAAATAATTTTGACCACGACTGTTGAGTTGGTTTCCGCGTAGTTTAATTCAATCTCGATCAGCTTATTCACATTTATTTTTTTGAATTTAGCATTCAAAATATGGATTTCCGACGTGCCTAAAGAAAAGCCTTTGCCTTCTTGGAAGTCAAAGGAGTTCAAAGGAGCGATTTGGAATTGAGCGAAGAGTTGTTGCTTGGCAAAGTATGGCCAGATCTGTTCTACTTCGGCTGCTATAAAACTTATATATTCATATTGCATAAAATGATTTATCCTAGTTTTTTTATAACTTGTCTCATAATCATACTTTGGCAAGATACATTTCTTGATTTTTGCCATCAAAGTATTAGCCTTAATGACTGTGAATTGATAGGGAATGAAAAATTTGAATAATGATCCGCACTTAGTTGAAATAACTAGTCAAATATTAATTGTTGGAGTCTTAATATTTTTGGCCTATGTAGGAGGCCGTATTACTAGGCGTCTCGGCTTAGGTGAGATAGTAGGGCAAATTTTGGGCGGCTTTATAGGTGGCCCCGTACTAATGTCTTACTCACATAAAGTTGCGGAGCAGTATCCACATGTAGATGAACTTTTGAAGTGGAGTTTTCCTTTAAAAGAAGTGCATAGCTTTGCCATTAGTAGTTTTATCTTTTTTATGCCAATTTATTTAGGCGTGATTTTATTTTCGATCACAGATGAAACACATGTTGATCGAGTGAAGGAAAATTGGAAGTTTTCAGGTTTCAACTTCTTTT is from Lentisphaera profundi and encodes:
- the trkA gene encoding Trk system potassium transporter TrkA — translated: MKVVIVGAGEVGTGLAETLCLEKNAVVVIDLDNDLLRNLSNKFDLMIINGNGASGKVLSEAEIKDANLMVAVTESNEVNVLSCHTAKTLNPSLRTICRVNDTDYFNEDESFDLKNFGIDHLVVPQKECAQTILDVLAGPNLKEITKLSVEGAVICGFHLSPGSAMVGTQLLSFPRPDLLDKIRVCAIWRRGKLIIPRGKERFNNYDDVYVAGERSEVLALAEWSCLDEKKVNNIVIGGATELGTYLVDELSKEGKNVTLVESDERLAERALKKLESSVNILHGNITDSDIQKEAGVDAADLYLSAMNSDENNILSCLLAKRKGAEKVITIINKPDYREIISSMENIDGCFSPRTAALNSIINLIQGENRRIGAILHRISAEVFEMTVVPKSRVVGKTISESACPRGAVFAMIFRGNVIIPATGDQIFQVGDLVVMMGEQYALKKAQALFAPKSIMGLL
- a CDS encoding DUF1737 domain-containing protein, producing MRVTVKDYKVVFNVEGEAFDTLVTECLNDGWELYGNPWAHQEAGNPIVTLYQPIFRDTAVIIESDDIPEE
- a CDS encoding serine/threonine-protein kinase — encoded protein: MLNFLKNIFKQKPKEELLLGDLCSFCESPLPVESKFNIFKCKSCNTLNFKEFNIGEIRLEEFISYGGSGAVFRSGDKAIKLVDKRNAVALAELENEYQVFVALKEVSDHLLTLEAFFENDEYAGLVTPYEEGGDLADFIESNGVMDFRKGLELILQVTDAVQCLYKNGFLYPDIKPQNILISKEGRIRVCDYGHVSSLSEVKGIEEDVSGTAGFISPERLTGEKEDCRSSMYSIGLLIHYIFTGRKLYSGEDGQETAEKHVNNNAASLMNSELKHLPRNFVKLVERLTNKNRDLRLSSFPEFKGMIRKQLTSIPG
- a CDS encoding SRPBCC domain-containing protein, with amino-acid sequence MQYEYISFIAAEVEQIWPYFAKQQLFAQFQIAPLNSFDFQEGKGFSLGTSEIHILNAKFKKINVNKLIEIELNYAETNSTVVVKIIFYPLGKMSSLSIIIDDIKDNDPVIDVSKNHWPGSISQLKTLIETGKGLPWPN